The genomic stretch CGGGGGCCTGGGCCTCCTGGCGGACGAGCGGCATGCGGCCGGTGTGCACCTGGAAGTAGACGGCGGCCTCGCCCACGCCGATGAGCGAGGGGCCGCGGTCCTCGACGCCCTGCAGGTTGGAGCCGTGGCAGCTGATGCAGCTGCGGACGTAGAGGTCGCGACCGGCCTCGACGGCGTTCGACGGGTTGCCGGTCGACTCGTCGGCGGCGCTGGCACCCGGGGCGAGGGCCGAGTAGCCGACCCCGGTGAGCACGAGGGCGGCCATCAGGCCGGCGACGTTCGCCAGCCGGCGACGCTGCTTGGACCGACGACGGGCCTGCGCGGCCGCGGCCGGGCTGCCGGCCACCGGGCGCCGGCCGAACCGGGCGAGCGCGCCGCGGCGGCCGCGCGCGGCGGAGGCCTCGGACGAGGGGTTCGTGGTGGTCACCGGTTCCCTAGCGGATCAGGTAGATCGTGGCGAAGAGCCCGACCCACACGACGTCGACGAAGTGCCAGTAGTAGGAGACCACGATGGCCGAGGTCGCCTGGGCTGGCGTGAAACGGCCCATGGTGGACCGGATGAGCACGTAGACGAAGGCCACCAGGCCGCCGATCACGTGCAGGGCGTGGAAGCCGGTCGTCAGGTAGAAGACCGAGCCGTAGACCGACGACGAGATCGTCGTGCCGTGCTCCTCGACCAGCACGCGGTACTCGTTCATCTGGGCGAGCACGAACACCGCGCCCATCAGGAACGTGATGGCGAACCAGCGGCGCAGCCCGTAGACGTTGCCGCGCTCGGCGGCGAAGACCCCGAGCTGGCAGGTGACCGAGGAGGCCACCAGGATCACGGTGAAGAAGGTCGCATAGGGCAGGTTCAGCTCGGTCGGCTCCGGAGGCCAGCCGTCTGTCGCCCGGGCGCGGGCAGTGAAGTACATGGCGAAGAGTCCGGCGAAGAACATCAGCTCACTGGCGAGCCAGACGATCGTGCCGACGCTGACCATGTTCGGTCGGGTCAGGGAGTGCACCCGCGAGGTGTCGAAGGTGCTGCTCGCCACGGGGGCCGTTGTCACAGGGCCATCATGGCATCGGGACGGGCTTGCCACGACGTGGGGTGGGCGCGCGTGGCGTGTCTCCTGGTGAGCGCGCGGTGTCCTCTCCGCCACGGCGGCCGCAACCACTAGTCTCGGCCGGGTGAGCGTCGACGCCGCACCGGCCACCGTGCTGGTCTTCAGCCAGCGGGCCGAGGTCCGCGCCGCCGTCCGTACCGCGCTGGGCGCCTCGCCGGCTCCCGACGTCGGCCCCCTCCGGTACGTGGAGTGCGCCACCGGCGACGAGGTCGTTGCGGCGGTCGATGCCGGCGGGGTCGACCTGTGCGTCCTGGACGGCGAGGCCCAGCCCACGGGGGGCATGGGGATCAGCCGCCAGCTGCGGGCCGAGGTGGCCGACTGCCCGGCGATGGTGGTGCTCATCGCCCGCCAGGCCGACCGCTGGCTCGCCCACTGGTCGCAGGCCGACGCGACGCTGGCCTACCCGGTCGACCCGCTGGTGGCCCCGGAGACGGTGGCCGGGCTGCTGCGTGAGCGGGCCGCTGCGCGGCCCGTCGCGCGGCGCTGAGCGGCGTGACGGGCCCGACCCCGACCCCGACCTGGCCCGCGCTGCTCGGCCGGCTGGCCCGGCGGGAGGACCTCGGGACCGATGACACCCGCTGGGCGATGCGCCAGGTCATGACCGGCGAGGCCACGCCCGCGCAGATCGCCGGGCTGGTCATGGGGTTGCGGGTCAAGGGCGAGACGCCGGACGAGGTGCTGGGCCTGGCCACCACCATGCTCGAGCAGGCGGTGCCCGTGTCGCTCTCGCGGGAGTGCGTCGACATCGTCGGCACCGGCGGGGACGGCGCCCAGACGGTCAACATCTCGACGATGGCGGCGGTGGTGACAGCGGCCGCCGGGGTCCCGGTGGGCAAGCACGGGAACCGGGCGGCGTCCTCGCGGTCGGGTTCCGCGGACGTCCTCGAGGCGCTCGGCGTGGTGCTCGAGCTGCCGGCCGGCGGCGTCGTCCGGTGCGTGGAGGAGGCGGGGATCGGCTTCTTCTTCGCGCCTGTGTTCCACCCCGGCTTCCGGTTCACCGCCGCCCCGCGGCGGGAGCTGGGCATCGGGACGGTGTTCAACTTCCTCGGCCCGTTGACCAACCCGGCCCGTCCGGTCGCGGCGGCCATCGGCTGTGCGGATCTGCGCATGGCGCCGGTGCTGGCCGACGTGCTGGCCGCCCGGGGCACCCGTGCGCTGGTCTTCCGTGGGGACGACGGGCTCGACGAGCTGACCACCGGGACGACCTCGTCGGTCTGGGTGGTGCGCGACGGCGACGTGGTGGCCGAGCGGCTGGACCCGGGGGCTCTGGGCATCGTTCCGCCGCCCGCGGACGCCCTGCGCGGCGGTGACCCGGCCGAG from Modestobacter roseus encodes the following:
- the trpD gene encoding anthranilate phosphoribosyltransferase: MTGPTPTPTWPALLGRLARREDLGTDDTRWAMRQVMTGEATPAQIAGLVMGLRVKGETPDEVLGLATTMLEQAVPVSLSRECVDIVGTGGDGAQTVNISTMAAVVTAAAGVPVGKHGNRAASSRSGSADVLEALGVVLELPAGGVVRCVEEAGIGFFFAPVFHPGFRFTAAPRRELGIGTVFNFLGPLTNPARPVAAAIGCADLRMAPVLADVLAARGTRALVFRGDDGLDELTTGTTSSVWVVRDGDVVAERLDPGALGIVPPPADALRGGDPAENAAVFRRVLDGEPGPVRDAVLLNAAAALTAFDPAGGPLHDEVAAGLERAAAAVDDGRAAAKLAEWVQVSQELRARP
- a CDS encoding cytochrome c oxidase subunit 3, whose product is MASSTFDTSRVHSLTRPNMVSVGTIVWLASELMFFAGLFAMYFTARARATDGWPPEPTELNLPYATFFTVILVASSVTCQLGVFAAERGNVYGLRRWFAITFLMGAVFVLAQMNEYRVLVEEHGTTISSSVYGSVFYLTTGFHALHVIGGLVAFVYVLIRSTMGRFTPAQATSAIVVSYYWHFVDVVWVGLFATIYLIR